TGATTTATACAACCGCGGACGCAACACAACGGTATGTCAGAAACGGGTACGAACGACTCCGATATCGATGATCCCGAGACGACGACGATCAACATTCGGGTCACCGAGCGTCAGTTGGCGGAGATCGACGCGGTCTGGAAGGAGGAGGGGTACACGTCTCGGAGCGAATTCCTCCGGCACGCGATCCGCGACGCGACGCATCACCCCGGCGCGTCGCGCGACATGCTGGCGAGCATCGCCGCTGAGGAGTACGCGATGCGAAAGGGTGAGAGCGAGGCCGTCTCTCGCGACGAGGTCCTCGAACTGATCGATGACGAGGAGTGACGACTGGACGTGGGAGTTCCGGCCGCCGGCCGCACGGGCGTTCGAGGGGCTCGATGCGCCGATACAGCGCCGGATCGTCTCGAAGCTCGACGACATCGTGACCGACGAGTGGCGAGACCCGCCCGAGTATATCGAACCGCTTTCGGGCGTTCCACATGGAAAAATTCGTATCGGTGACTTTCGGTTGGAGCCTCCGCGGATCGCGATCGAGGGGTCGTGGTGATCTACGACATCGAGCATCGATCGGACGCGTACCGTCCCGGCGACGACTGAGCGCCGATTCGTACTCGATGTGCGATTCACGCACGTCCGAGGAGAATCCGGCCGGAGCTGATGACGGTCCCGAGCGACCGCCCCGCTACGAGCAGGTGATCCGATGGGCCGAGTATATCAAAGCGCAGCCGCCGAGGTGTGGGGACCACAGCAGAACGCGGTCGTGAACGGGCAGATCGAGAGCGCAGGCGGTCGACGAGAGCGCCGAGGAGCAGGAGGCAATCCGGGAGTTCGCTGACACGGAGTTGTACGACACTAACGGCGATCCCGACGCCTGATCGCGCTCCATCTTGACGTTCTGTTCGCTTCTGTCGGTACAGGAGCACCGTTCAAATCCGGAGTCTATGTGGTTACCATATTCCTTACAACAGCGCTCAGAAAGTGGCGAAGAACGGAACGGTGAACGGGATCAAGGTGGACGAGCGTGACAGCCACATCAATGCCGACTCGGGGGCTCTTGAACTCCTACATCAGGGTAGTCAGGCACGCGTCCGGGTCGGGCTGCTGGAGTGACTGTACTGTCCATGTGCGGTTGTGCGGTCGCCGGGTGTAACTGCGTGAACGTATGCGTCGGCTTGTATATACTTCGTACACCCGTATCTGCTTTGTCTTTAGTTACATTCCTCAATGTACCGAGTTTGGACTGTATGACTGACACTAAAAATTGACATCGTCAAAAACTACGGAGAGCTACTGGCCCAAAATTTGTAATTAAATGGGTGCTGTCGGGTTTTAGTTTTCGAACGTTATTTCAACCGTCCCAGTTTCCCACTCGCTTCCAAGGTCGGCTCCCGTCGTGTCGATACCAACCCCAACTCCCACGTACGAACCGCTACCCGTACCGGGGAATCCCTCAGTGTAGTCTCCGTCGGGGTTGACCTCGGTTGGTCGACCCTGCTGCGGTATATCGTAGAACGAAATGTTCCGGATTATCGAGTCTACTCCAGTCGATCTCGGCCGTCACACTGTCACCGATCCGCGATCCGTACCCAAACACGTTGTCAAAGAAGTACTCGGAGTCGGTACTGAGCCCCGTCCCGTCGGAAAGGAAGCCACCACTGTCGACATCTGCATTCTAATTGAACCGTAACTCGAGTTTGCCGTTCTGCTGTTCGGCGTACTGTGAATTCTCCAAGCCTGAATCATCTGCGAGCAGCGTTGCGAACGCACTATTGTCCGAGACGACTGAAACGCTCACACCACGCGATGCGCTTGCCTGCGAGAACGCACCTGTCCCCGTTGCCGCCGCAGTTCCAGTTGCCAATGCGCCCAGCCCGACCACGAATTTGCGTCGTTCCATTGTTGGTCTACCTGTTACAGCACGCGACCCGCCTTCGGGGACACGAGACATCTCGTGTCACCCCGGGTCGCTCTACTACATCCATGGGACGTATCCCATATCGTTATGAGTCAGCAGAAGGCGTTCTGGACGGTGTTGAACACGCTTCGTCCACGTCGGTCAGCGCGGGGGTCGGTTCGACGACCCCGCGATCCTTGTTGAACTCCACGCCCCCGGCGTCGTCCATCTTCGGCAGGTGCGCTGCTGAAGGCCGTGTACACTCGCTTCCGCTCGCTGCTCGATCTCGGCGGTGTCGATACCGTTCTCCCAGGCGGCGATCTGCTCGGCCATCTCGCCAATCTCGACCGCGTCGTCCGGGTCGCGTTTCAACAGGTGGACCGCGAACCGGCGCCGCTGGTTCGCGAGAACGTCGAACAGGTCGTCCTCGGAGAGCTCCGCCGTCGGCTCTGCCCCTCCTCGTCGATCCGCTGTGCCGACGCCATTAACGTCTGACAAATATGAATACGCCAACATAAAACCACGGGTTGTGATAACTCAGCAACGTTTACATGCGTTTACGAACGACCCCCGGCCCGGACTCGAAAACCGAACTAAAGCCCCTCAAACGTCCAAATTCGCGCGTTCTGTATTCCTGACAACATATTTGATCGAGGGATTCACCCGAAAATCACATCCCGGATCACTCTGTCGGGGGGCCGATTGGCGGCCGTACACTTCCTGCTCTGTCCGGGGAACTGTACCCGATCAACGAACTCTTACGGATCGCTCTCCGCCCTGTGAAGCGTGAACGAGCGCGTGTCACCGAACAGCTGCGCGCTGACACCGCCTTCGACCCCCTCGATCGTGATTGTTACTTCGACGTCGGCGCTGCCTTCGAGCGGGAGGTACGCATCCGCGACGATCCGAACCCATTCGCCGGGTCCGAACGCGTCATCTTCGTTCGCGGCCGGGTAGTCGCCGTTCGTTGACCCGCGCTCGATCGCTACGTGATCCTCGTTGACGTCGGTGAAGTCCTCGTCGCTGAGCGTTTCGTCGGGAGCCGCTTGGCTATCGTAGCGCTCGACGGCGACGTCTCGCAGTACGTCACCCTCTCTGTCGTCGTCTTCGTACTCGTACTCGACGCGACGAGAGCGAGGTCTTGGTTGCCACCGAACTGATTCCGAACGCGAACGAGCGTGACCTGTTGACCGTATTCGACGCTTGCGCCGTCGCTCGGCGTCTCGTACCGAATGTACGCGTTCTCGTCGTCCGCCACGTTCACCTCTACCCCCCGCTCCGCCTCCATACTACTGAACGCGCCGGTCCCGACGCTCATCGCGCCGGAACTCGCGCCGCCGAGCAGAAGAATGAGGTTGCGTCGTTTCATGTGCCGTGTGGGGACCGGTGTCGTCTACTCGTCGGGACAACGCCTCGGAAGCATAAGGTTATGCGCCGCTGGAAGCCGGTATGGCGCCGCTTGAACGCCCGCGGTCGTTGCCTGAACATCGTCTGTCGACCTCCCCTCGGCCCGGTCGGCGGCTCCCGCGACGCGGGTCGCGTCACTCGCGGTCCACTTCCGGCGGCTCCTCCCCGCGCCCGACCTCCATCTCCGCGGCGTAGTACTTGTGCGCCAGCGCCGAGAAGGCGAACGCGACGACGATGGCCAGCGTCCACCCCATCTCGGGCAGGAGGGTGAAGGGCCACACCCCGAGCCACACCGCCGCGACCAGCGCGGCGGCCACCCCGGAGAGCCCGAGGTAGTACTCGCTCCACGGGATCTCTCGCCCCTCGACGACGTCGAGGTAGACGTCCACGTCGGTCAGCGCGGGGGTCGGTTCGACGACCCCGCGATCCTTGTTGAACTCCACGACCCCGGCGTCGTCCATCTTCGGCAGGTGCGACTGCTGAAGGGCCGTGTACACTCGCTTCCGCTCGCTGCTCGATATCTCGGCGGTGTCGATACCGTTCTCCCAGGCGGCGATCTGCTCGGCCATCTCGCCAATCTCGACCGCG
The sequence above is a segment of the Halorubrum sp. 2020YC2 genome. Coding sequences within it:
- a CDS encoding ribbon-helix-helix domain-containing protein, with product MSETGTNDSDIDDPETTTINIRVTERQLAEIDAVWKEEGYTSRSEFLRHAIRDATHHPGASRDMLASIAAEEYAMRKGESEAVSRDEVLELIDDEE
- a CDS encoding type II toxin-antitoxin system RelE/ParE family toxin, producing MTRSDDWTWEFRPPAARAFEGLDAPIQRRIVSKLDDIVTDEWRDPPEYIEPLSGVPHGKIRIGDFRLEPPRIAIEGSW